The genomic window GCAAAAGTGTTCTGGGCTGGTGGCTGCGTCTGAGCGCGAAGGTGGCAGCGCACAACCTCCTGATTCAACTCAAGGCCCGTTGGGGTCGTCCGCTAGGTGCCCACCTTGATCTCGTCGCCCTTCCCTGGCCCGTATTGCACATCAAGCGTCTTGAGGGGGGAGGCCGGGAGGGGGTGAGCGGGCATCGCCATCCAAGAACCCCGCTCCCCAACTCCCCCGTCACTCTTCAGAGCCAGAGCCGCCAATCCCCTCCCGAAGCCCCTTCCCCGCCAACCGCGCGGGCACCAGCCGCTCCAGCAATGCCACGAGTTCGGCGTCCATGAACTCGTAGTCGTCGGGAATGCCGAGGGTGAGGAGGCGGTCGTCGGGGAGGACGCCGCGCCACCTCGCCCGTATCCAGTCGCGGTGGGCCTTCTCCATGCACACGGCCACGTCCGCCCATTCCAGCAGGTCGCGGGTGAGGGCCGTGTCGGCATCGCGCGCCGTGCCCGCCGAGGCGACCTCCCATTCCGGGTGAGTGCGGAAGATGGCCTCGGCGGTCGGGCTGCGGAGCCTGTTCTGCGTGCAGACGAAGACCACGCGCAGGGGACGAGCCAGGCCGCTCAGGGTTCCCGCCCCTCGGTCAGCCACTGCGCCTCCTGATCGGCCTGCCCTGCCGGGCCGTGCGCCCGTGCCCACGCGGCGGCGGCCTCCACGTCGTAGGCGGTGCGGCGGAACTCCACGTTCCAGCTCCCATTCCGGCGGGTGAGCAGCACCCAGCGGGCGAGGGGCAGCCCGTCCTTCTGGCGGCTCACCGGCCCCGCGTTCACCACCGTCACGCCGTCCACGACGCTCAGCATCTCGTGGTGGGTATGCCCGACGACGCAGACGCGCCCGCCCGAGTCGAAGGTGAAGCCGCCCAACCGCTCCCGAATCTCACGGAAGTGCGCGGGCCGGGTGTGGTCGCCCTCCTCGGTGAGCAGCAGGTCCTCCCACGGACTGCGCGGGCTGCCGTGGGCGACGCGGACCTCACCGTCCGCCACGTCCACGTAGACGGGCAGCGAGGCGAGGCGTTCCGGCACGTCGGGCGGGAGTTGGGTGCCCAGCCAGGCGCGCATCCCCTCCTTGCCCGCACGCAGTCCGGCCACGCGCTCGTCGGTGTTGCCGCGCACGGTGGGCGGGGCGTGTTCGGCCTGGAGCGCCCACGCGCCCGCCGGGTCCGCCGCGCCCCACACCGTATCGCCGAGGTTATGCAGCGCGTCCGGCGTCTCCTCCCGGATGGCGGCCAATACTGCCTCCAGCGCGAAACGGTTGCCGTGAACGTCCCCCAGAATGGCGAGTCTCATGGGTGCCTCCTCAAAGCAAGAGACCAGGCAGAAGAAAGGTGTTCAGGTGGAGTGCTGGCGGCTGGAAGCTGGCCGCTGGCCGCTGGCCGCCCTCCCTCAGCCCTACTGCGGCCTGCGGATCGCCGCGAAGATCAGGCCGAAGAGCAGACAGGTGAAGACCACGCCGAAGAGGGAGGCGTCCGCGCTGAAGCCGGGGCGCAGGGCGTCGCCCGTGAACTTGTAGACGGCGTAGGGGGCCGACCAGCCGAGGGCGTACAGCCCCGCGCGGCGCGCGTAGGCGGGGGTGGCCGCCGCCTCCGGGAACACGCGCGCGGGAACGAGCATCGCGGGAATGAGGAGCAGTTGCGAGAGCCAGAACCACGCGGGCAGGGTGCCGAACCCGTACTCCACCCCGGCGAAGACCACGTTCAGGGCCGCGATGAGCAGACCCGTCACGATCATGGAACGAAGCAGCAGTGGATTCACGCCCGGCATGTTCGCACACCGCGCCGCCCGCCCGACCTGCCCCGCCTCCCTATCATGCCCCCATGACCGGCCCCACTGTCCACCCTGACCCCCTGCACGGCGTCACCCTCGAACAGATCGTCGTGCGCCTCGCGGACCGCTACGGCTGGGACGGCCTCGCCCGCCGGGTGCCCGTGCGCTGCTTTCAGAGCAACCCCAGCGTGCCCTCCAGCCTCAAGTTCCTGCGAAAGACGCCGTGGGCGCGGGCGAAGGTGGAGGCGCTGTACGTGGCGTTGGTGCGGGACGAGCGGGAGACGTGAGGGGCAGGGTAGGAAAGGGAATAGAGCGTTTGCGTCGTCCGGCAGAAGGACGAGCGGTGCTCGTCACCCCCCATCCCCAGCTCTCCCCCACAAGGAGGGAGGGAGCAAAGAGTACGGCTGACACGCTCGCTTTCTCCTGCACATCAAGCGTTCAAGGAGGAGCTAAACCCACGACCAACCCGCCTTCCTCCTGTCACCCGAACCATAGAAAACCGGCCCCCACCTGGAGGACCGATCCTTTGCTGAACGCTGACTGGTGAGGGCTTCCCCTACTTCTTCGGCTCGTCCGCCACCTGCCCCACCACACCCGGCACGACCCACGCCATATTGTTCAGCTCGGCCACGCTCAGGACCTTTCCGGCGGGCACGCGCAGGATGCCGTTGCGGTCGCGGATGGGTCCGGTGAAGGGGTCGAACTTCCCGCCCTTTTCCATGTCGGCCTTGAGGGCCAGCACGCGGTCGTAGACGG from Deinococcus sp. YIM 134068 includes these protein-coding regions:
- a CDS encoding low molecular weight protein tyrosine phosphatase family protein — protein: MADRGAGTLSGLARPLRVVFVCTQNRLRSPTAEAIFRTHPEWEVASAGTARDADTALTRDLLEWADVAVCMEKAHRDWIRARWRGVLPDDRLLTLGIPDDYEFMDAELVALLERLVPARLAGKGLREGIGGSGSEE
- a CDS encoding metallophosphoesterase family protein; this translates as MRLAILGDVHGNRFALEAVLAAIREETPDALHNLGDTVWGAADPAGAWALQAEHAPPTVRGNTDERVAGLRAGKEGMRAWLGTQLPPDVPERLASLPVYVDVADGEVRVAHGSPRSPWEDLLLTEEGDHTRPAHFREIRERLGGFTFDSGGRVCVVGHTHHEMLSVVDGVTVVNAGPVSRQKDGLPLARWVLLTRRNGSWNVEFRRTAYDVEAAAAWARAHGPAGQADQEAQWLTEGREP
- a CDS encoding VF530 family protein; the encoded protein is MTGPTVHPDPLHGVTLEQIVVRLADRYGWDGLARRVPVRCFQSNPSVPSSLKFLRKTPWARAKVEALYVALVRDERET